Proteins from a genomic interval of Niabella soli DSM 19437:
- a CDS encoding RagB/SusD family nutrient uptake outer membrane protein has protein sequence MKTNFIKRVSYKYGWVLLLAVYTSSCSLKEYNPSALSEDNVLRNFDGWKAYQSNCYTGLWGSLIGMPYGIVSEAGTDLWTFPYGNHNQYKDLLAYEEFTTNSGIVRNVWDYAWGSIKDCNKTIQLVPQLTDGNAEDIKVLTAEAKLLRAYYYSVLVAQFGKVPLILVDSPVKDPNPKRNDIAEIYAQIVSDLRTAFQDLPVTPYGGNAARVTKKAAFGLLARVYAQGAGEGLNENGKSYWVRAKEVADSLINNAGAYNATLYNDFSMVFAAANNRKNAEALFTAYGLDPYDASYDYFTGNSKPNIYLHYYPKLDDAFGTSDVFKRSVNSNTSNAYYGRLNQQFIAPTKYLVDCFNAQYDKRWENTFVTAFANYSGVQAITSLGTGVPSPANVTYNAATVTLTAAMCTKYGIDAAHVGEKIYPYADVNTRNASKNATWQYIPMIWNKGAHAGATSDLSTIPNANVHPYPLAPDEDRFFAYLSKDPLTAADKKTRRYVTVNINDLFDLSADPTGSTYKSVTTTNGFPSASLANLFPAMMKFNHNFDGGWLGGNFQQKLGNIMIMRMAEVYLIAAEATLHVNNDGAAAANYLNVLRKRACRNAADFNTGTGMQLATATMNDVFDEYARELCGEYNRWALLKRNKAFETRLQNYNRTAFANFVAAKHYNRPIPFAFLNQINNADQFGNNGY, from the coding sequence ATGAAAACTAATTTTATAAAAAGAGTAAGCTATAAATACGGGTGGGTACTGCTTTTAGCAGTGTATACGTCCTCATGCAGTTTAAAGGAATACAACCCTTCTGCTTTATCTGAAGATAATGTACTGCGCAACTTCGATGGCTGGAAAGCCTATCAGTCGAACTGTTATACCGGCCTCTGGGGATCGCTGATCGGCATGCCTTACGGTATCGTATCTGAAGCCGGTACCGATCTGTGGACCTTTCCTTACGGAAACCATAATCAGTACAAGGATCTGTTGGCTTACGAAGAATTTACAACCAATTCCGGTATCGTAAGGAATGTATGGGATTATGCCTGGGGATCCATAAAAGACTGCAATAAAACAATTCAGCTCGTACCGCAATTGACAGATGGAAATGCTGAGGATATTAAAGTGTTGACGGCAGAGGCGAAACTTTTAAGGGCCTATTATTATTCTGTACTGGTCGCGCAATTCGGAAAGGTTCCTTTAATCCTGGTTGATAGTCCTGTTAAAGATCCCAACCCCAAACGGAATGATATCGCTGAAATTTATGCCCAGATCGTTTCCGATTTGAGAACCGCTTTTCAGGATCTTCCGGTAACCCCTTATGGAGGCAATGCAGCGCGGGTTACCAAAAAAGCGGCATTCGGTCTTTTGGCCCGTGTATATGCGCAAGGAGCCGGTGAGGGGTTGAATGAAAATGGAAAATCGTATTGGGTGCGCGCCAAAGAAGTGGCCGACAGCCTCATCAATAACGCCGGCGCTTACAACGCTACTTTATACAATGATTTTTCAATGGTGTTTGCGGCAGCCAACAACCGGAAAAATGCAGAGGCTTTGTTTACCGCCTATGGGTTGGATCCGTATGACGCCTCTTATGATTATTTTACAGGCAACTCCAAACCCAATATTTACCTCCATTATTATCCCAAGCTGGATGATGCATTTGGAACTTCCGACGTTTTTAAAAGAAGCGTAAACTCCAATACCTCAAACGCCTACTACGGGCGCCTGAACCAGCAATTCATCGCTCCCACGAAATACCTGGTAGACTGTTTTAATGCTCAATATGATAAAAGATGGGAGAATACATTTGTTACGGCATTTGCTAATTATTCCGGTGTACAGGCCATTACAAGTTTGGGTACCGGCGTTCCTTCTCCGGCAAATGTGACCTACAATGCCGCCACGGTTACGCTTACCGCTGCCATGTGTACAAAGTATGGCATTGATGCGGCACATGTAGGAGAAAAGATCTATCCCTATGCGGACGTAAATACCCGTAATGCATCCAAAAATGCCACCTGGCAATACATCCCGATGATCTGGAATAAAGGAGCGCATGCCGGCGCCACTTCAGATCTGTCTACCATCCCAAATGCCAATGTGCATCCTTATCCGCTGGCTCCTGACGAAGACCGGTTTTTCGCTTATTTGAGCAAAGACCCGCTGACGGCTGCCGACAAAAAGACCCGCAGGTATGTTACCGTGAATATTAATGACCTGTTTGACCTGTCCGCAGATCCAACAGGGAGTACTTATAAAAGTGTTACCACCACTAACGGATTCCCTTCAGCAAGCCTGGCCAACCTGTTCCCTGCTATGATGAAGTTTAACCACAATTTCGACGGCGGATGGCTGGGGGGTAATTTTCAGCAAAAGCTGGGAAACATCATGATTATGCGGATGGCCGAAGTATACCTCATTGCTGCCGAAGCAACCTTGCACGTAAATAATGACGGGGCCGCTGCCGCCAACTATCTGAATGTATTGCGTAAACGCGCCTGCCGGAACGCTGCAGACTTCAACACCGGCACCGGTATGCAACTGGCAACAGCAACCATGAACGATGTTTTTGATGAATATGCCCGTGAACTCTGCGGTGAATATAACCGTTGGGCACTTTTAAAACGCAATAAAGCATTTGAGACCCGGCTGCAGAATTACAACAGGACCGCTTTTGCAAATTTTGTTGCCGCCAAGCATTATAACCGCCCCATTCCATTTGCTTTCCTGAACCAGATCAACAATGCAGATCAGTTTGGGAACAATGGATATTAA
- a CDS encoding glycoside hydrolase family 140 protein has protein sequence MKRSLAIVFLCFFFSVAVRAQQGLPVQVAANRHYFQTADGKPFFWLGDTGWLLFVKCNRQEALHYLDIRKQQGFNVIQVMVLHTVTAKNVYSDFAVANGDVSKPVVTNGADFGDSTQYDFWDHVEFIISEASKRGIYMALVPVWGSDVKGGKVSVEQAKAYARFLAGRFKKYTNIIWMNGGDIPGDEHMEVWNAIGTTLKKYDPAHLVTFHPRGRYTSSDWFQKQPWLDFNMAQSGHRTYAQDTSLQEKHRFGEDNWRYIKLDWSLAPTKPVLDGEPSYEHIPYGLHDSLQPRWDAAAIRRYAYWSVFAGAAGFTYGDNAVMQFHTIKEGAGSFGVRENWQDELTAAGATQMRFVKELLLSHDYFSRVPAQELIVNNNQTKYDYILATKGKGYAMAYSYTGKPFRMDLAKLGFKPAKAKWYIPASGKYIPAQLNRTKGVVQFDPPAAKENVDGTDRVLVLEK, from the coding sequence ATGAAACGATCCCTTGCGATAGTCTTTTTATGTTTCTTTTTTTCGGTTGCGGTTCGGGCGCAGCAAGGGCTGCCGGTGCAGGTAGCAGCCAACCGGCATTATTTTCAGACGGCCGACGGCAAACCCTTTTTTTGGCTGGGCGATACCGGTTGGCTCCTGTTTGTAAAATGCAACCGCCAGGAAGCGCTGCATTATCTGGATATACGGAAACAACAGGGGTTTAATGTGATCCAGGTAATGGTGCTGCATACGGTAACCGCTAAAAATGTTTACAGCGATTTTGCCGTGGCAAACGGTGATGTTTCAAAACCGGTAGTAACCAATGGTGCAGACTTCGGGGATAGCACGCAATACGACTTCTGGGATCATGTTGAATTTATTATCAGCGAAGCCTCAAAAAGAGGGATCTATATGGCATTGGTTCCGGTATGGGGCAGCGACGTAAAAGGCGGAAAAGTAAGCGTGGAGCAGGCAAAAGCGTATGCCCGGTTCCTGGCAGGCCGCTTTAAGAAATATACTAATATCATCTGGATGAATGGGGGCGATATACCGGGGGATGAACATATGGAGGTATGGAATGCCATCGGAACAACCTTAAAGAAATACGACCCGGCGCATCTGGTTACATTTCATCCACGCGGACGCTATACATCATCAGACTGGTTTCAAAAGCAACCCTGGCTTGATTTTAATATGGCGCAAAGCGGCCACCGGACCTATGCCCAGGATACCAGCTTGCAGGAAAAACACCGGTTTGGTGAAGATAACTGGAGATATATAAAACTCGATTGGTCGTTGGCGCCCACCAAACCTGTTTTGGATGGAGAGCCTTCTTATGAACATATTCCCTATGGACTGCATGACAGTCTGCAACCCAGATGGGACGCGGCAGCCATAAGACGCTATGCTTACTGGAGTGTATTTGCCGGCGCGGCTGGTTTCACCTACGGCGATAATGCCGTAATGCAGTTTCATACTATTAAAGAGGGTGCCGGCAGTTTCGGGGTAAGAGAAAACTGGCAGGATGAATTGACCGCCGCAGGCGCCACACAGATGCGGTTTGTAAAGGAGCTGCTGTTATCCCATGATTACTTCAGCCGCGTGCCCGCCCAGGAGTTGATCGTAAATAATAATCAAACAAAATACGATTATATACTGGCCACAAAAGGTAAAGGATATGCAATGGCCTATTCGTATACGGGGAAGCCGTTCAGGATGGATCTGGCGAAGCTCGGATTTAAACCCGCGAAAGCGAAATGGTATATTCCTGCGAGCGGAAAATATATACCGGCGCAACTGAACCGGACAAAGGGGGTCGTGCAATTTGACCCCCCTGCGGCGAAAGAGAATGTGGATGGAACAGACCGGGTTTTGGTGTTGGAAAAATAA
- a CDS encoding glycoside hydrolase family 43 protein, with protein MKKILAILLITIVMSSCSSRAYLFTSFHEPADAGLRMLYSYDGYRWEDFNTVFLKPGVGNQKVMRDPSMVQGPDGTFHLVWTSSWRDDKGFGYASSKDLIHWSEEKFIPVMEHEPTTVNVWAPELFYDAPRKQYIIIWASTIPGRFERGLEEERNNHRMYVTTTKDFETFTPARLFLDPKFSVIDAEIVRRAKNDYILVLKDNTRNELDIKVAFSNSPLGPWRNISKAFTEKYTEGPTTVKAKDQWLIYYDAYRKKTYEASGTKDFIHFENANSRISVPQGHKHGTIVPVKKQVVKRLIKQLKTANRS; from the coding sequence TTGAAAAAGATTCTGGCTATACTTTTAATAACCATTGTCATGAGCTCCTGTTCCAGCAGGGCTTATTTATTCACCTCCTTTCATGAGCCGGCAGATGCCGGATTAAGGATGTTGTACAGTTATGACGGCTACCGCTGGGAAGATTTTAATACCGTTTTCCTGAAACCCGGAGTGGGTAATCAAAAAGTAATGCGCGATCCTTCAATGGTTCAGGGACCAGATGGAACCTTTCATCTGGTATGGACCAGCAGTTGGCGCGATGATAAGGGGTTTGGATACGCTTCTTCAAAAGACCTGATACATTGGAGCGAAGAGAAATTTATACCGGTAATGGAGCATGAACCGACAACGGTAAACGTTTGGGCTCCTGAACTATTTTATGATGCGCCCCGCAAACAATATATTATCATATGGGCCAGCACGATACCTGGCCGCTTTGAACGGGGACTGGAAGAGGAGCGCAATAACCACCGGATGTATGTGACCACTACCAAAGACTTTGAAACCTTTACGCCGGCAAGATTATTCCTGGATCCGAAATTCAGTGTCATTGATGCCGAAATTGTCCGGAGGGCTAAGAATGATTATATTCTGGTTTTAAAAGATAATACGCGGAACGAACTGGATATTAAAGTGGCATTTAGTAACAGCCCGCTGGGCCCCTGGCGGAATATATCAAAAGCCTTTACGGAAAAATATACAGAAGGACCCACAACGGTTAAAGCAAAAGATCAATGGCTGATCTATTATGATGCGTACCGGAAAAAGACCTATGAAGCATCCGGCACCAAAGATTTTATTCATTTTGAAAATGCCAACAGCAGGATCAGCGTGCCCCAGGGCCATAAGCACGGAACGATCGTTCCCGTGAAGAAGCAGGTGGTGAAGCGATTAATAAAACAATTAAAAACAGCAAATAGGTCATAG
- a CDS encoding sialidase/neuraminidase family protein has protein sequence MKRTLSIVCGLFFYTGVLHAQQDTVRYTGETLSNVDYHHGQLTPAVGVHNIQVFRANREHPEWAGGLNWTYNHQPMLVYWNNNFYLHFLSDPIGEHIAPGATFLVTSKDGYQWSDPVALFPEYKLPDGFTKEGRSEVTHNSYAVMHQRIGFYISKEKRLFALGFYGIALGPHDDPNDGNGVGRVIREIKKDGSFGPIYFLRYNHRFSEQNTNYPFYKHAKDKGLQAACEEILSNPLLMQQMVEEADRNDPLIPLKRELKAFSYYHLPDGRVVGLWKNALTSISGDNGKTWKYNPLRAPGFVNSNAKIWGQKTSDNKYVTVYNPSEFRWPLALSVSNNGLEYKNLLLVNGEITSMRYGGAYKSYGPQYVRGIQEINGQGPDGKIWVGYSMNKEDIWVASIPVPVRSEVSGNVNDDFSQLKPDTELINWNTYSPLWAPVAIKTVNGKKVLNLRDWDPFDYAKAERVVPESPAMKIAFDITPAQTANGRLDIELQDARNTPCVRISFDSTGSIITKAGYRDRSITKYEAGKNYRFVIEVDAAKRFYTISVNDSKPLNGIFFAPVHKIHHVTFRTGSVRRFPDADTPTDQDYDLQNAGAKAKEAGYSLRYFSAEAK, from the coding sequence ATGAAAAGAACATTGAGTATAGTATGCGGCTTGTTTTTTTATACAGGTGTGCTGCACGCCCAGCAGGATACAGTGCGCTACACTGGCGAAACTTTATCCAACGTCGATTATCACCACGGGCAATTGACGCCCGCCGTCGGGGTGCATAATATACAGGTGTTCCGGGCCAACCGGGAGCATCCGGAATGGGCGGGTGGCCTCAACTGGACCTATAATCACCAGCCCATGCTGGTATACTGGAACAACAACTTTTATCTTCATTTCCTGAGCGATCCCATAGGGGAGCATATAGCGCCGGGGGCTACTTTCCTGGTAACTTCCAAAGACGGATATCAATGGTCGGATCCTGTAGCCCTTTTTCCGGAATATAAATTGCCGGACGGCTTTACAAAGGAAGGACGCAGTGAGGTAACGCATAACAGCTACGCCGTAATGCACCAGCGGATCGGGTTTTATATTTCAAAAGAAAAGCGCTTGTTTGCATTGGGGTTTTATGGAATTGCCCTGGGCCCGCATGATGATCCGAATGATGGCAACGGCGTGGGCCGGGTGATCCGTGAAATAAAAAAAGACGGCAGCTTTGGCCCCATCTATTTTTTAAGATACAACCACCGGTTCAGTGAACAGAATACAAATTACCCGTTTTATAAACACGCAAAAGATAAAGGCCTACAGGCAGCCTGCGAGGAAATTCTATCTAACCCCTTATTAATGCAGCAGATGGTAGAAGAAGCGGACCGGAATGATCCGTTGATACCACTGAAGAGAGAACTGAAAGCATTTTCCTATTATCATTTGCCCGACGGGCGGGTGGTAGGACTCTGGAAAAATGCATTGACCAGTATTTCGGGTGATAATGGGAAAACCTGGAAATATAATCCGCTGAGAGCGCCAGGCTTTGTGAATTCGAACGCAAAAATATGGGGACAAAAAACCAGCGACAACAAGTATGTAACAGTATATAATCCCTCGGAATTCCGGTGGCCGCTCGCATTGTCTGTAAGCAATAACGGGCTGGAGTATAAAAACCTGCTCTTGGTAAACGGGGAAATCACCTCGATGCGGTACGGTGGCGCTTATAAAAGTTATGGTCCGCAGTATGTGAGAGGGATACAGGAGATCAACGGCCAGGGGCCCGATGGAAAGATCTGGGTAGGATATAGTATGAACAAGGAAGATATTTGGGTGGCCTCCATTCCGGTTCCCGTGCGAAGTGAAGTATCCGGTAATGTGAATGACGATTTTTCACAACTGAAACCGGATACTGAATTAATCAACTGGAATACCTACAGTCCGCTTTGGGCGCCCGTTGCCATAAAAACCGTGAACGGGAAAAAAGTACTGAATCTTAGGGATTGGGATCCGTTCGACTATGCAAAAGCGGAGCGGGTGGTTCCGGAATCACCGGCAATGAAAATTGCATTTGATATAACTCCGGCGCAGACAGCAAATGGCCGGCTGGATATTGAGCTGCAGGATGCCCGCAATACGCCCTGCGTGCGGATTTCATTTGATTCAACAGGGTCAATTATTACGAAAGCAGGATACCGGGACCGCTCGATCACAAAATACGAAGCAGGAAAAAATTACAGGTTTGTTATCGAGGTTGATGCAGCAAAAAGATTCTATACCATATCGGTCAATGATTCCAAACCCCTGAACGGTATTTTCTTTGCCCCGGTACACAAAATTCATCATGTAACGTTCCGGACCGGTAGTGTGCGCAGGTTTCCTGATGCAGATACGCCTACCGATCAGGATTATGACCTGCAAAATGCCGGGGCAAAAGCCAAAGAGGCAGGCTATAGCCTGCGTTATTTCAGTGCCGAAGCAAAATAA
- a CDS encoding L-fucose/L-arabinose isomerase family protein yields MADTPVSTLGVIIGNRDFFPDKLVAEARTELIGLFKQLNIRGIFLADADTKLGGVETFADAQKCAALFRQHRETIEGVLVVLPNFGDEKGVAETLKLAGLDVPVLVQAYPDDLNKLDVVNRRDAWCGKISVCNNLYQYGIKYTLTSKHVIRLNDPVFQKDLLDFTSVCKVVGGLKKVRIGAVGARPTAFNTVRYSEKILQRNGISVTTVDLSEILGNANKLTANDQVVKDKLEQIHAYTSVGKTPSEKLVQIAKLDVVLRAFMQENALDCTAIQCWTSLQQNYGCNVCTSMSMMSENMLPSACEVDVTGTLSMYALQLASGAPSALVDWNNNYADDESKCVLFHCGNWAKSFLPDISISTAPILGTSVGTENTYGALDGRTPAMPLTYGRISTDDCKGVIRAYVGEGALTDDELKTFGNRAVAQINNLQGLMHYICRNGFEHHVVMNASKTAGILKEAMENYLGWDTHVHE; encoded by the coding sequence ATGGCAGATACTCCTGTTTCCACGCTTGGCGTCATCATTGGCAACCGCGATTTTTTTCCTGATAAACTGGTGGCGGAAGCACGTACTGAATTGATCGGATTATTCAAACAGCTAAACATTCGCGGTATATTTTTAGCCGATGCGGATACCAAGCTCGGTGGAGTGGAAACCTTTGCAGATGCACAGAAATGCGCTGCCCTGTTCCGTCAGCACCGGGAAACAATAGAAGGTGTTTTGGTAGTGCTTCCCAATTTCGGAGATGAAAAAGGCGTGGCCGAAACGCTAAAACTGGCAGGACTCGATGTTCCGGTGCTGGTGCAGGCCTATCCGGATGATCTGAATAAACTCGATGTGGTGAACCGGCGGGACGCCTGGTGTGGTAAAATATCCGTATGTAATAATTTATACCAGTACGGGATCAAATATACCCTTACCTCCAAACATGTGATCCGGTTAAATGATCCGGTATTTCAAAAAGATCTTTTGGATTTTACATCGGTATGTAAAGTGGTAGGGGGATTAAAAAAGGTGCGCATCGGGGCCGTAGGAGCCAGACCCACTGCATTTAACACCGTTCGGTACAGCGAAAAAATTTTACAGCGTAATGGTATCTCCGTAACAACGGTTGATCTTTCCGAGATCCTGGGTAATGCCAATAAATTAACGGCGAATGATCAGGTGGTGAAGGATAAGTTGGAACAGATCCATGCGTATACTTCCGTAGGGAAAACACCCAGCGAAAAATTAGTCCAGATCGCGAAGCTGGACGTAGTGCTGCGGGCCTTTATGCAGGAAAATGCACTGGACTGTACAGCGATCCAATGCTGGACCTCCTTACAGCAAAATTACGGCTGCAATGTTTGTACCAGCATGAGTATGATGAGCGAAAATATGTTGCCCAGCGCCTGTGAAGTAGATGTGACGGGCACCCTGAGTATGTATGCGCTGCAATTGGCAAGTGGCGCTCCAAGTGCGCTGGTAGACTGGAATAATAATTATGCTGATGATGAAAGCAAATGTGTATTGTTTCATTGTGGCAACTGGGCCAAATCCTTCCTGCCGGATATCAGTATCAGCACGGCGCCGATTTTGGGTACTTCTGTTGGTACGGAAAATACCTATGGCGCGCTGGATGGTCGCACACCCGCTATGCCATTGACGTATGGGCGGATCAGTACAGATGATTGCAAAGGAGTGATTAGGGCTTATGTGGGTGAAGGAGCGTTGACGGATGATGAGCTCAAAACCTTTGGTAACCGCGCTGTGGCGCAGATCAATAATTTACAGGGGCTGATGCACTATATATGCCGGAATGGTTTCGAACATCATGTAGTGATGAATGCCAGCAAAACAGCCGGCATTTTAAAAGAAGCTATGGAAAATTATTTGGGTTGGGATACACATGTGCATGAATAA
- a CDS encoding transketolase gives MTTKELKQKSAEYRKKILKYIVKAKAGHTGGSLSCTDILNVLYNEIMNVSPGNFSSPDRDRYIQSKGHTVEALFVVLADKGFFPEEDLNTLCQYQSHYIGHPTRKVKGVEQNTGALGHGLPIAVGTAIAGKLDGKDYNVYTLMGDGEMPEGSNWEAALTAAHYKLDNLCAIVDKNSLQITAPTADVCNTDPLDEKWKSFGWAVKEVEGNDVEALKSMLQQHPFEAGKPSLLIAHTTKGKGVSYMENVLKWHHGVPSAEEYEQAIKELDQVLTTL, from the coding sequence ATGACAACAAAAGAATTAAAACAAAAGTCCGCGGAGTATCGTAAAAAGATACTGAAATACATTGTAAAGGCAAAAGCGGGTCACACCGGCGGAAGCTTATCCTGTACAGACATTCTTAATGTTTTGTACAATGAGATCATGAACGTATCTCCCGGAAATTTTTCTTCGCCCGACCGGGATCGGTATATTCAAAGTAAGGGTCATACCGTTGAAGCGTTGTTTGTGGTGCTCGCCGATAAAGGATTTTTCCCGGAAGAAGATCTGAATACGTTGTGCCAGTACCAATCACATTATATCGGCCATCCTACCCGCAAAGTGAAGGGCGTGGAGCAAAACACAGGCGCCCTGGGGCACGGCCTGCCCATCGCCGTAGGCACCGCTATCGCGGGAAAGCTGGATGGTAAAGACTATAACGTATACACCTTAATGGGCGATGGAGAAATGCCGGAGGGTAGCAACTGGGAAGCCGCACTGACGGCTGCTCATTACAAACTGGATAATCTTTGTGCTATTGTTGACAAAAACAGTTTGCAGATAACCGCGCCAACGGCTGATGTATGCAATACGGATCCGCTGGATGAAAAATGGAAAAGCTTTGGCTGGGCCGTAAAGGAAGTGGAAGGCAATGATGTTGAAGCGTTAAAAAGCATGCTGCAGCAGCACCCTTTTGAAGCCGGCAAACCCAGCTTACTCATTGCGCACACTACTAAGGGTAAGGGGGTGAGCTATATGGAAAATGTGTTGAAGTGGCATCATGGCGTTCCGTCAGCCGAGGAATATGAACAGGCCATCAAAGAGCTGGATCAGGTATTGACGACCTTATAA
- a CDS encoding transketolase family protein, which translates to MAEQINTTSCKPNLEVFSETLQRLAETDRNIVAVTSDSRGSGKLVPFGKRFPKQIVEVGIAEQNLVGVAAGLASCNKKVFATSPACFLTARALEQIKNDVAYSNNPVKVIGISAGVSYGALGTTHHSLHDFAALRAINNIIVAAPADNWETEQAIELAAKTELPVYLRFGKKPMPFLKEASEEVFAFGKGRVIVEGDAIAIIACGETVQPALEAAALLREENIAATVVSMHTIKPLDAELLSAVARKCKAVLTVEEHSIYGGLGEACASWLLQQGICRPFKIMGIPDEYTVTGSQGDIFRHYGISKTGIADAARALVQVAIQ; encoded by the coding sequence ATGGCAGAACAAATTAATACAACATCCTGCAAGCCCAACCTGGAAGTGTTTTCGGAAACCCTGCAGCGGCTGGCGGAAACCGACCGCAATATTGTTGCCGTAACCAGTGACAGCCGCGGTTCGGGCAAGCTGGTGCCTTTTGGAAAGCGTTTCCCAAAACAGATCGTTGAAGTGGGCATCGCCGAACAAAACCTGGTGGGAGTGGCAGCGGGACTGGCCTCCTGCAATAAAAAAGTATTTGCCACCTCACCCGCCTGCTTTCTTACGGCCAGGGCACTGGAACAGATAAAAAATGATGTGGCTTATAGCAACAATCCTGTAAAGGTTATCGGGATCAGCGCCGGTGTCAGCTATGGCGCACTGGGCACAACGCATCATAGTTTGCACGACTTTGCCGCGCTCCGGGCCATCAATAATATTATTGTAGCAGCACCCGCCGATAACTGGGAAACGGAACAGGCCATTGAGCTGGCGGCAAAAACGGAACTGCCGGTATACCTGCGGTTTGGCAAGAAGCCCATGCCGTTTTTAAAGGAAGCTTCGGAGGAAGTATTTGCATTTGGCAAGGGGCGTGTTATTGTAGAAGGTGATGCGATTGCCATCATCGCCTGTGGTGAAACGGTGCAACCGGCATTGGAAGCAGCGGCTTTGTTGCGGGAGGAGAACATTGCGGCTACTGTTGTGAGCATGCATACGATAAAACCACTGGATGCAGAGTTGCTTTCGGCTGTTGCCCGTAAATGCAAAGCAGTGCTTACCGTGGAAGAGCATAGTATTTACGGAGGGCTGGGGGAAGCCTGCGCTTCCTGGTTGCTGCAGCAGGGTATTTGCAGGCCGTTTAAAATAATGGGTATCCCTGATGAATATACGGTTACCGGTTCACAGGGTGATATTTTCAGACACTACGGGATCAGTAAAACGGGCATCGCTGATGCGGCCCGGGCACTGGTCCAGGTGGCAATACAGTAA
- a CDS encoding D-ribose ABC transporter substrate-binding protein has translation MKQTIGKLLMICCTIFLLGACGQKHDASKQKKIAIVISTLNNPWFVFLGEKAAEKAQALGYETKLFDSQNNTALESDHFDNIIVQGYNAILFNPTDADGSVANVQKAKAAGIPVFCMDREINSLTAATSQILSDSYSGAVALGKYFVQTLHKKGNYVELLGLVGDNNTWARSKGFHSVVDHYTGLKMVAQQSADFDRNKAMEVMESILQAHPDIDGVFCGNDAMAMGAYQALLTAGKAAEVKVFGFDGADDVINAIRDGKVAATGMQFPAVMAQTAAVFADDYIKGKRSFPQKIPVAVELVTNKNVDDYAAYGKK, from the coding sequence ATGAAACAAACGATTGGCAAACTGTTGATGATTTGCTGCACTATTTTCCTGTTGGGAGCGTGTGGGCAAAAGCACGATGCATCAAAACAGAAAAAAATCGCGATTGTGATCTCGACCCTGAACAATCCCTGGTTTGTATTTCTTGGGGAAAAGGCGGCAGAAAAAGCACAGGCCCTGGGCTATGAAACCAAATTGTTCGACTCTCAGAATAATACGGCATTGGAAAGCGATCATTTTGATAATATCATCGTGCAGGGTTATAATGCTATCTTATTTAATCCTACGGATGCGGACGGATCGGTAGCGAATGTGCAGAAGGCAAAGGCTGCCGGAATCCCGGTATTTTGCATGGACCGCGAGATCAACTCCCTTACAGCGGCTACTTCCCAGATCCTTTCCGATAGTTATTCCGGTGCGGTGGCGCTTGGGAAATATTTTGTGCAAACATTGCACAAGAAGGGCAATTACGTAGAGCTCCTGGGGCTGGTGGGCGATAACAATACCTGGGCTCGCTCCAAAGGATTTCACAGTGTGGTGGATCATTACACGGGGTTAAAAATGGTGGCGCAGCAAAGCGCGGATTTTGACCGGAATAAAGCAATGGAAGTAATGGAATCGATCCTTCAGGCGCATCCGGATATTGACGGGGTGTTTTGCGGTAACGATGCCATGGCCATGGGCGCTTATCAGGCGCTGCTTACAGCCGGGAAAGCTGCGGAAGTAAAAGTATTTGGATTTGATGGCGCCGATGATGTGATCAACGCCATCAGGGACGGCAAAGTGGCGGCCACCGGTATGCAGTTTCCCGCGGTAATGGCGCAAACGGCGGCTGTATTTGCGGATGACTATATCAAAGGAAAGCGGTCGTTCCCCCAAAAAATACCGGTTGCCGTAGAGCTCGTTACCAATAAAAATGTAGATGATTATGCGGCCTATGGGAAAAAATAA